In Dyadobacter sp. NIV53, a single window of DNA contains:
- a CDS encoding lipopolysaccharide biosynthesis protein: MANLVANLAFFWMLRKELADFKFVFNRTLFKPVWVYAFPIMIMNAGGVLNMLFDRAFIQFLLPDHFYPGRTTKQAIGIYVQCYKLSIFMSLATQAFKYAAEPFFFSKGEDKNAPPVFAKITKWFVIICVLMWVGISLNLDLLAELFLKKKIYHEGLPVVPWLLAGYLFLGVYYNLATWFKLTDKTQYGTWLTLTGALITIATSFILVPNIGYLGFAIAFALSGFTMVALCYYFGQKYYPVPYDVISALGYIGVGALLIFGSTFFKIPDLWISVPIHMSVFTVFLAGIFLIERKNIPFLQKK, encoded by the coding sequence TTGGCCAATCTGGTTGCGAACCTTGCGTTCTTCTGGATGCTGAGAAAAGAACTGGCAGATTTTAAATTCGTTTTTAACCGAACCCTCTTTAAACCGGTTTGGGTTTATGCATTTCCGATCATGATCATGAATGCCGGCGGTGTCCTCAACATGCTTTTTGACCGGGCTTTCATTCAGTTTCTGCTTCCTGACCACTTTTATCCCGGCCGGACAACAAAGCAGGCTATTGGAATTTACGTACAGTGTTATAAACTGTCTATTTTCATGAGCCTTGCAACTCAGGCGTTTAAATATGCAGCCGAGCCTTTTTTCTTTTCAAAAGGTGAGGATAAAAATGCACCGCCTGTTTTTGCTAAAATCACTAAATGGTTTGTTATCATCTGCGTACTGATGTGGGTGGGGATAAGCCTGAACCTGGATCTGCTGGCAGAATTATTTTTAAAGAAAAAAATATATCACGAAGGATTGCCAGTAGTGCCATGGCTTTTAGCCGGATATCTGTTTCTGGGCGTATATTATAATCTTGCAACCTGGTTTAAGCTCACAGACAAGACCCAGTATGGAACCTGGCTGACTTTGACAGGCGCACTAATAACAATTGCTACCAGTTTTATTCTGGTACCTAATATCGGTTATCTTGGTTTCGCCATTGCTTTTGCACTTTCCGGTTTTACAATGGTTGCCTTGTGTTATTATTTCGGACAAAAATATTATCCTGTTCCTTATGATGTAATATCGGCTTTGGGATATATTGGAGTAGGCGCACTTCTTATTTTCGGATCGACATTTTTCAAGATTCCCGACTTATGGATTTCTGTTCCCATCCACATGTCAGTATTCACTGTTTTTCTGGCAGGTATCTTTTTGATTGAGAGAAAAAATATTCCTTTTTTGCAGAAGAAATAA
- a CDS encoding ABC transporter ATP-binding protein encodes MIEIKGITKSFNGKQVLKGITSTFQKGETNMIIGGSGTGKSVLLKTMIGLVKPDAGQVLYNGRDFYNSDKDIQQSIRREMGVLFQGGALFDSKTVEENVRFPLDMLTDQSHEEKRERVAFCLQRVGLEAAAKRMPSEISGGMKKRVGIARAIVMNPMYLFCDEPNSGLDPLTSVKIDELIKEITEEYEITTIIITHDMNSVLEIGQNIIFLYQGDKLWEGLNSTITKTDVPELKEFLFSNKLLREMER; translated from the coding sequence ATGATTGAAATAAAAGGTATCACGAAATCTTTTAACGGTAAACAGGTTTTAAAAGGAATTACGTCCACTTTTCAAAAAGGGGAAACAAATATGATTATCGGAGGCAGTGGTACCGGCAAAAGTGTTTTGTTGAAAACGATGATCGGGCTCGTAAAGCCGGATGCAGGACAAGTGTTATATAACGGACGGGATTTTTATAATAGTGATAAAGATATACAGCAATCTATTCGCCGTGAAATGGGTGTTCTGTTTCAGGGAGGTGCACTTTTTGATTCTAAAACCGTGGAGGAAAATGTACGCTTTCCATTGGATATGCTTACGGACCAGTCGCACGAAGAAAAACGGGAACGCGTAGCATTTTGTCTTCAGCGTGTAGGCCTGGAAGCAGCAGCTAAACGAATGCCGTCAGAAATAAGTGGTGGTATGAAAAAACGCGTAGGTATAGCCAGGGCTATTGTGATGAACCCCATGTACCTGTTTTGTGACGAACCCAATTCAGGACTTGATCCGCTTACTTCTGTTAAAATTGATGAACTGATCAAAGAGATTACGGAAGAGTATGAGATCACAACGATCATCATTACGCACGATATGAATTCGGTACTGGAAATCGGGCAGAATATTATTTTCCTGTATCAGGGTGATAAATTATGGGAGGGTTTAAACAGCACCATTACTAAAACAGACGTTCCTGAATTGAAAGAATTCTTGTTCTCAAATAAGCTATTGCGGGAAATGGAAAGATGA
- a CDS encoding ABC transporter permease — protein sequence MSVIGKYFIFLGSLFGKGEKLSVYWRRFMEECVGIGVSSIFIVAIVSTFIGAVSCIQTAYNLVSPIIPVSTVALIVRDMQILELAPTITCIVLAGKVGSNIASELGTMRITEQIDALEVMGINSSSYLVLPKVLAAMFTFPMLVIFAAFLGIFGGYLAGTLTGVITERDYLYGIRDSFVPYNLFFMCVKPFVFGFLISTISSFQGFFIEGGALEVGKASTQAVTNSCISVLIADYMLAQLLL from the coding sequence ATGTCTGTTATCGGAAAATACTTCATTTTTTTGGGATCATTGTTTGGCAAAGGTGAAAAGTTATCTGTTTACTGGCGGCGTTTCATGGAAGAGTGCGTGGGGATTGGAGTGAGTTCTATCTTTATTGTTGCCATTGTCTCTACTTTTATCGGAGCGGTATCCTGCATCCAGACAGCGTATAATCTGGTAAGCCCTATTATCCCCGTTTCAACCGTTGCGCTTATCGTGCGCGACATGCAGATCCTTGAACTTGCTCCTACAATCACCTGTATTGTACTTGCAGGAAAAGTAGGATCAAATATTGCCAGTGAACTGGGTACGATGCGTATTACGGAACAAATTGATGCACTGGAAGTAATGGGAATCAACTCTTCTTCGTATCTGGTACTTCCCAAAGTTTTGGCGGCCATGTTTACTTTTCCCATGCTTGTTATTTTTGCCGCTTTTCTCGGAATTTTTGGTGGATATCTGGCCGGAACACTTACAGGTGTTATTACAGAAAGAGATTATTTGTACGGCATCCGTGATTCATTTGTTCCTTACAATCTGTTTTTTATGTGTGTAAAACCGTTTGTATTTGGGTTTTTGATTTCGACGATATCATCCTTTCAGGGATTTTTTATTGAAGGCGGGGCACTGGAAGTTGGTAAGGCAAGTACCCAGGCTGTAACAAATAGTTGTATTTCTGTTTTGATTGCCGATTATATGCTGGCTCAGTTATTATTATAA
- a CDS encoding SDR family oxidoreductase, which produces MNPLVIVTGGTKGIGKAVIERFMEGGFDVITCARNNTDLFSLQEEMKTSFPSAELYYLPADLSLRKDVNEFISFILSKNRQIAVLVNNTGIFIPGQVHNETEGTLEKTMETNVYSAYHLTRGLIAGMIDQKKGHIFTICSTASITAYPNGGSYCISKFALYGMTKVLREEMKPHNVKVTAVLPGATMTDSWKGTELPEERFVASRDVADAIWAAYSLSPRAVLEEILIRPQLGDLD; this is translated from the coding sequence ATGAATCCATTAGTAATAGTAACCGGAGGTACAAAAGGGATAGGAAAGGCAGTGATTGAACGGTTTATGGAAGGTGGTTTCGATGTAATTACCTGTGCCAGAAATAATACGGATCTTTTTTCTTTGCAAGAGGAAATGAAAACCAGCTTCCCTTCCGCTGAGCTTTATTATCTGCCGGCTGATCTTTCGCTTCGAAAAGATGTAAATGAATTTATATCTTTTATTTTGTCAAAAAACAGGCAGATTGCGGTACTTGTCAATAATACAGGAATATTTATTCCCGGGCAGGTCCACAATGAAACGGAGGGTACTCTTGAAAAAACAATGGAGACAAATGTATACAGCGCCTATCATCTTACAAGAGGCCTTATTGCAGGAATGATCGATCAGAAAAAAGGACACATTTTTACAATTTGCTCTACTGCAAGTATTACTGCTTATCCTAATGGAGGTTCTTACTGCATTTCAAAGTTTGCTTTATATGGTATGACCAAAGTTCTGCGCGAGGAAATGAAGCCGCATAATGTAAAAGTTACTGCTGTTTTGCCCGGCGCTACAATGACAGACAGCTGGAAAGGAACGGAACTTCCGGAAGAGAGATTTGTGGCATCCAGGGATGTCGCCGACGCAATATGGGCTGCTTATTCACTCTCGCCGCGGGCAGTTTTGGAAGAAATTCTGATCCGTCCGCAGTTAGGAGATTTAGATTGA
- a CDS encoding ROK family protein, translating to MEQYLGIDVGGTNVKMGIVDASDGRISNFYSHDTASWRVSGHFIERLGDAISLQLVEYPEVKKVGIGVPGLTTRDRTTLIEITAIPEIDGIAIVPDLKARFPNHDFYLENDANAAALGEYYFGEDKLPEDYIFVTLGTGIGGAAIIDKKVFKGGGGNAMEPGHVPSKNGKVLERNIGKKELLDMANAMRASYTGVTQLPGDGTISTTGLVAAASGGDELAKQIFYEMGYLLGEGLVSMIRILDITTILIGGGISASFEFILPAITDRFKYWLTPYYLKTISIKRATLANDAGLLGAASLCFD from the coding sequence ATGGAACAATACCTCGGTATAGACGTGGGCGGTACCAACGTAAAAATGGGGATCGTTGATGCTTCAGATGGGAGAATTTCAAATTTTTACAGCCACGATACTGCCAGCTGGCGTGTTTCAGGCCATTTTATCGAACGGCTTGGCGATGCCATCTCACTTCAGCTGGTGGAATACCCAGAGGTGAAAAAGGTAGGAATCGGTGTTCCGGGACTGACCACCCGTGACCGTACTACACTCATTGAAATTACTGCTATTCCTGAAATTGACGGAATTGCAATCGTCCCGGACTTAAAGGCGCGTTTTCCTAATCATGATTTTTATCTTGAAAATGATGCTAATGCAGCAGCTTTGGGAGAATATTATTTTGGTGAAGATAAGCTTCCTGAAGACTACATTTTTGTAACGCTGGGAACCGGTATAGGCGGAGCAGCTATTATTGACAAAAAAGTGTTTAAAGGAGGTGGCGGAAATGCCATGGAACCCGGTCACGTTCCTTCCAAGAACGGAAAAGTACTGGAAAGAAACATCGGAAAAAAAGAACTGCTTGACATGGCCAATGCTATGAGAGCAAGTTACACCGGCGTTACTCAACTTCCCGGAGACGGCACCATATCTACAACAGGACTTGTTGCGGCAGCCTCGGGTGGCGATGAGCTTGCAAAACAGATCTTTTATGAAATGGGCTATCTGCTTGGAGAAGGTCTGGTATCCATGATCAGGATTCTGGACATTACTACAATATTGATAGGTGGCGGGATTTCTGCATCATTCGAGTTTATACTTCCAGCTATTACCGATCGTTTCAAGTACTGGCTTACACCTTATTATTTAAAAACAATCAGTATCAAACGTGCCACATTGGCTAATGATGCTGGTTTGCTTGGAGCGGCATCCTTGTGCTTTGATTAA
- a CDS encoding glycosyltransferase family 2 protein yields the protein MKLSVIVPAYNEEKTIWKVLDKLNSVELIGGFTKEIVVINDCSSDNTEGMIKRFIEENPLVEISYFRHEYNQGKGAALHTGIRKAIGDYIIVQDADLEYDPQEFNILLKPVIEGYADVVYGSRFMGGTPHRILFFWHTIGNKFLTFLSNMFSNLNLTDMETCYKLFRADMLKSLVLVEKRFGFEPEVTAKISKIPRIRIYEVGVSYYGRTYEEGKKINWKDGFRAIYCILRYGLGS from the coding sequence ATGAAGTTATCTGTTATAGTTCCGGCATACAATGAAGAAAAGACGATTTGGAAAGTGCTGGATAAATTGAATTCCGTAGAACTGATCGGAGGATTTACGAAAGAAATAGTTGTTATAAATGATTGCTCTTCTGATAATACAGAAGGAATGATTAAACGATTTATCGAAGAAAATCCGCTTGTAGAAATCAGCTACTTCCGCCATGAATACAATCAGGGCAAAGGAGCTGCATTGCATACAGGTATCCGTAAAGCAATCGGGGATTATATTATTGTACAGGACGCTGATCTTGAATATGATCCTCAGGAATTTAATATTTTATTAAAGCCTGTTATTGAAGGCTACGCTGACGTGGTGTACGGTTCCCGTTTTATGGGCGGTACACCACATCGTATCTTGTTTTTCTGGCACACGATCGGAAACAAGTTTCTTACCTTTTTAAGCAATATGTTCTCCAACCTGAACCTAACGGATATGGAAACATGCTACAAATTATTCAGGGCTGATATGTTGAAAAGCCTTGTCCTGGTCGAAAAAAGATTCGGGTTTGAGCCTGAAGTAACGGCCAAAATCTCCAAAATACCCCGGATACGTATCTATGAAGTAGGTGTTTCCTATTACGGCAGAACCTACGAAGAAGGTAAAAAAATTAACTGGAAAGATGGTTTCCGGGCAATTTATTGCATTTTAAGATACGGGCTGGGAAGCTGA